A window from Chroicocephalus ridibundus chromosome 11, bChrRid1.1, whole genome shotgun sequence encodes these proteins:
- the LOC134522059 gene encoding protocadherin beta-15-like, which yields MAIARQVLCLCAFLSLTLARSEPIRYSVAEEAASGSVVANVAEDAGLSPAQLAARGARLASEDGRQHFRLDPATGRLVVAERLDREELCGQSATCTLPFELLLANPLQFFRVEVAVEDINDHSPIFPEERVIFKILETSNPGSRFPLEGARDLDVGSNSIQAYSISPENEYFSVSFASQREENKYVELVLEKALDREEEGEVVFSLIAMDGGSPPRSGTTHIHIVVLDVNDNSPVFTQKLYIGQILENAPVGSVVLRVVATDQDVGVNGDITYQFSQVVGQSNSAFMIDPTSGEIKLTKPLDFEVAENHELSVRATDGGGLSAICKVLVEVVDVNDNAPELVVNSFNSPIPENALPGTVVALFTVRDRDSGANGKISCALEDQLLFSLRLAYKNYYELVTVNALEREEMARHILIVTAADAGSPPLTTTQTFTVDISDVNDNAPAFNQTSYTMYVHENNVPMVLVGAVSAADADVGPNAKVSYFLAPSHPTEQPPCSCISVNSENGHVFVLRPLDYEQVKQIDVLVSASDAGSPPLSANVTVHLVVVDENDNAPLVLYPSQDSGPPSSELVPVSAEAGYLITKVVAVDADSGQNSWLSYHLLKATEPGLFVVGAQSGEVRLKRPVTERDAVKQKLVIVVRDNGKPPLSATAALNALLLNDFSEVRLPHSSLATEDESDSLTTYLIISLTFVSLLFLASMTAFITRKVCKRKELKAGHVLYGAGNLQSDLADVATAGTLPHGYCYEISLTTGSGNSEFKFLKPILPSLPPQQCTRGGGTDEEQDFPRGPITAEHFAPDNPGTVSAEQFNNLSFN from the coding sequence ATGGCGATCGCAAGGCAAGTGCTTTGTCTCTGTGCTTTCCTCTCCCTGACGCTCGCTCGCTCCGAGCCCATCCGCTACTCCGTAGCCGAGGAGGCGGCGAGCGGCTCCGTGGTAGCCAACGTGGCGGAGgacgcggggctgtccccggcgcAGCTGGCGGCTCGCGGCGCCCGCCTGGCCTCGGAGGACGGCCGGCAGCACTTTCGCTTAGACCCCGCCACCGGCAGGCTCGTCGTGGCCGagaggctggaccgggaggagctgtGCGGCCAGTCCGCTACGTGCACGCTCCCCTTCGAGCTCCTGCTGGCAAACCCGCTGCAGTTCTTTCGGGTGGAGGTGGCCGTGGAGGACATCAATGACCATTCCCCCATTTTCCCGGAGGAAAGAGTCATTTTTAAGATCTTGGAAACGAGCAACCCTGGCTCGCGTTTCCCTCTGGAGGGTGCTCGGGACCTTGATGTTGGCAGCAACAGCATCCAGGCTTACAGCATTTCTCCCGAGAACGAGTACTTCAGTGTCTCCTTTGCAAGTCAGAGGGAGGAGAACAAATATGTTGAACTGGTCTTGGAGAAGGCTCtagacagagaggaggaaggagaggtggtttTCAGTCTCATTGCCATGGATGGGGGCTCTCCTCCCAGGAGTGGGACCACACACATCCACATTGTTGTTCTAGATGTAAATGACAACTCTCCTGTCTTTACACAGAAGCTCTATATTGGGCAGATTTTGGAAAATGCCCCTGTGGGCTCTGTTGTTCTCAGAGTGGTGGCAACTGATCAGGATGTGGGAGTTAACGGGGACATCACCTATCAGTTCAGCCAAGTAGTGGGCCAAAGCAACTCAGCATTCATGATCGACCCTACTAGTGGTGAAATTAAACTCACGAAGCCTCTAGACTTTGAGGTGGCAGAGAATCATGAGCTCAGTGTGCGGGCCACGGATGGCGGTGGCCTGTCAGCTATCTGCAAGGTGTTGGTGGAGGTGGTGGATGTGAACGACAATGCACCTGAGCTAGTGGTGAATTCCTTCAACAGCCCCATCCCCGAGAACGCATTGCCTGGAACAGTGGTTGCCCTCTTTACTGTCAGGGACCGGGATTCTGGTGCGAATGGGAAGATCTCCTGTGCCCTTGAGGATCAGCTATTGTTCTCCCTGCGTCTGGCCTATAAGAACTACTATGAGCTTGTCACCGTCAATGCTCTGGAAAGGGAGGAGATGGCAAGGCACATCCTCATTGTCACAGCAGCAGACGCAGGGTCACCTCCTCTCACAACCACCCAGACCTTCACGGTGGACATCTCCGATGTCAACGACAATGCACCTGCCTTCAACCAGACATCATACACGATGTATGTGCATGAGAACAATGTCCCCATGGTGCTTGTTGgagctgtcagtgctgcagatGCTGATGTGGGGCCCAATGCCAAGGTGTCATATTTCCTGgcaccatcccatcccacagagcagcctccctgctcctgcatctcCGTGAACTCTGAGAATGGGCATGTGTTTGTGCTGCGGCCTCTGGACTATGAGCAGGTGAAGCAGATTGATGTCTTGGTGAGTGCCTCCGATGCGGGATCTCCTCCTCTCAGTGCCAACGTCACCGTCCACCTTGTTGTGGTGGATGAGAATGACAATGCGCCTCTGGTGCTGTACCCATCACAGGACAGCGGTCCACCATCCAGCGAGCTGGTGCCTGTATCAGCTGAGGCGGGGTACCTCATCACCAAAGTGGTGGCTGTGGATGCAGACTCGGGACAGAACTCGTGGCTCTCTTACCACCTGCTGAAGGCCACCGAGCCCGGGCTGTTTGTGGTTGGTGCCCAAAGCGGTGAGGTGCGGCTGAAGAGGCCAGTGACAGAGAGGGACGCTGTGAAGCAGAAGCTGGTTATTGTGGTGCGAGACAATGGGAAGCCACCATTGTCAGCCACTGCTGCACTGAACGCCCTCCTGCTCAATGACTTCTCAGAAGTGCGCCTACCGCACAGCAGCCTGGCCACGGAGGACGAGAGTGACTCCCTGACAACCTATTTAATCATTTCCTTGACCTTTGTCTCACTCCTCTTCCTCGCATCCATGACAGCCTTCATCACTCGCAAGGTgtgcaagagaaaggagctgaaggcAGGGCACGTGCTTTATGGTGCTGGCAACTTGCAGAGCGACCTGGCTGATGTGGCCACAGCGGGGACCTTGCCCCACGGCTATTGCTATGAGATCAGCCTCACAACGGGCTCTGGCAACAGCGAGTTCAAGTTCCTGAAGcccatcctccccagcctgccaccaCAGCAATGCACCAGAGGTGGGGGCACCGATGAAGAGCAGGATTTCCCCCGTGGCCCCATTACTGCAGAACACTTTGCACCAGACAACCCTGGGACCGTCTCTGCAGAACAGTTCAATAATCTTTCCTTTAACTAG
- the LOC134522002 gene encoding protocadherin beta-15-like, which yields MAIARQVLCLCAFLSLPLARSEPIRYSVAEEAASGSVVANVAEDAGLSPAQLAARGARLASEDGRQHFRLDPATGRLVVAERLDREELCGQSATCTLPFELLLANPLQFFRVEVAVEDINDHSPIFPEERVIFKILETSNPGSRFPLEGARDLDVGSNSIQAYSISPENEYFSVSSGSRVKGKKYVELVLEKALDREEQTEVVFSLIAMDGGSPPRSGTTQIHIVVLDVNDNAPIFTQELYVGQILENAPEGFVLLKVVATDQDVGVNGDITYRFSEGVGQSNSAFTIDPISGEIKVTKPLDFEVAENHELSVRAMDGGGLSDICKVLVEVVDVNDNAPELVVNSFNSPLPENALPGTVVALFTVRDRDSGANGKISCALEDQLLFSLRLAYKNYYELVTVNALDREEMAQHILIVTAADAGSPPLTTTQTFTVDISDVNDNAPAFNQTSYTMYVRENNVPMVLVGAVSAADADVGPNAKVSYFLAPSHPTEQPPCSCISVNSENGHVFVLRPLDYEQVKQIDVLVSASDAGSPPLSANVTVHLVVVDENDNAPLVLYPSQDSGPPSSELVPVSAEAGYLITKVVAVDADSGQNSWLSYHLLKATEPGLFVVGAQSGEVRLKRPVTERDAVKQKLVVVVRDNGQPPLSATAALNALLLNDFSEVRLPHSSLATEDESDSLTTYLIISLTFVSLLFLASMTAFITRKVCKRKELKAGHVLYGAGNLQSSLADAATAGTLPHGYCYEISLTTGSGNSEFKFLKPILPSLPPQQCTTVGGTHDEQDFPCGPITAEDMAPDNPGTLSAEQFNNLSFN from the coding sequence ATGGCGATCGCAAGGCAAGTGCTTTGTCTCtgtgctttcctctccctgccgCTCGCTCGCTCCGAGCCCATCCGCTACTCCGTAGCCGAGGAGGCGGCGAGCGGCTCCGTGGTAGCCAACGTGGCGGAGgacgcggggctgtccccggcgcAGCTGGCGGCTCGCGGCGCCCGCCTGGCCTCGGAGGACGGCCGGCAGCACTTTCGCTTAGACCCCGCCACCGGCAGGCTCGTCGTGGCCGagaggctggaccgggaggagctgtGCGGCCAGTCCGCTACGTGCACGCTCCCCTTCGAGCTCCTGCTGGCAAACCCGCTGCAGTTCTTTCGGGTGGAGGTGGCCGTGGAGGACATCAATGACCATTCCCCCATTTTCCCGGAGGAAAGAGTCATTTTTAAGATCTTGGAAACGAGCAACCCTGGCTCGCGTTTCCCTCTGGAGGGTGCTCGGGACCTGGATGTTGGCAGCAACAGCATCCAGGCTTACAGCATTTCTCCCGAGAACGAGTACTTTAGCGTCTCTTCTGGGAGTCGGGTTAAAGGCAAGAAGTACGTGGAACTGGTCTTGGAGAAGGCTCTAGACAGAGAAGAGCAAACGGAAGTGGTTTTCAGTCTCATTGCCATGGATGGGGGCTCTCCTCCCAGGAGTGGGACCACACAAATCCACATTGTTGTTCTAGATGTAAATGACAATGCTCCCATCTTCACACAGGAGCTGTACGTTGGGCAGATTTTGGAAAATGCACCAGAGGGCTTTGTGTTACTCAAAGTGGTGGCAACTGATCAGGATGTGGGAGTTAATGGGGACATCACCTATCGGTTCAGTGAAGGGGTGGGCCAGAGCAACTCAGCATTCACAATTGATCCTATTAGTGGTGAAATTAAAGTCACGAAGCCTCTGGACTTTGAGGTGGCAGAGAATCATGAGCTCAGTGTGCGGGCCATGGATGGCGGTGGACTGTCAGATATCTGCAAGGTGTTGGTGGAGGTGGTGGACGTGAATGACAACGCACCTGAGCTGGTGGTCAACTCCTTCAACAGCCCCCTCCCCGAGAACGCATTGCCTGGAACAGTGGTTGCCCTCTTTACTGTCAGGGACCGGGATTCTGGTGCGAATGGGAAGATCTCCTGTGCCCTTGAGGACCAGCTATTGTTCTCCCTGCGTCTGGCCTATAAGAACTACTATGAGCTTGTCACCGTCAATGCTCTGGACAGGGAGGAGATGGCACAGCACATCCTCATTGTCACAGCAGCAGACGCAGGGTCACCTCCTCTCACAACCACCCAGACCTTCACGGTGGACATCTCCGATGTCAACGACAATGCACCTGCCTTCAACCAGACATCATACACGATGTATGTGCGTGAGAACAATGTCCCCATGGTGCTTGTTGgagctgtcagtgctgcagatGCTGATGTGGGGCCCAATGCCAAGGTGTCATATTTCCTGgcaccatcccatcccacagagcagcctccctgctcctgcatctcCGTGAACTCTGAGAATGGGCACGTGTTTGTGCTGCGGCCTCTGGACTATGAGCAGGTGAAGCAGATTGATGTCTTGGTGAGTGCCTCCGATGCGGGATCTCCTCCTCTCAGTGCCAACGTCACCGTCCACCTTGTTGTGGTGGATGAGAATGACAATGCGCCTCTGGTGCTGTACCCATCACAGGACAGCGGTCCACCATCCAGCGAGCTGGTGCCTGTATCAGCTGAGGCAGGGTACCTCATCACCAAAGTGGTGGCTGTGGATGCAGACTCGGGACAGAACTCGTGGCTCTCATACCACCTGCTGAAGGCCACCGAGCCCGGGCTGTTTGTGGTTGGTGCCCAAAGCGGTGAGGTGCGGCTGAAGAGGCCAGTGACAGAGAGGGACGCTGTGAAGCAGAAGCTGGTTGTTGTGGTGCGAGACAATGGGCAGCCTCCGCTGTCCGCCACTGCGGCACTGAACGCCCTCCTTCTCAATGACTTCTCAGAAGTGCGCCTACCGCACAGCAGCCTGGCCACGGAGGACGAGAGTGACTCCCTGACAACCTATTTAATCATTTCCTTGACCTTTGTCTCACTCCTCTTCCTCGCATCCATGACAGCCTTCATCACTCGCAAGGTgtgcaagagaaaggagctgaaggcAGGGCATGTGCTTTATGGTGCTGGCAACTTGCAGAGCAGCCTGGCTgatgcagccacagcagggaccTTGCCCCATGGCTATTGCTATGAGATCAGCCTCACAACGGGCTCTGGCAACAGCGAGTTCAAGTTCCTGAAGcccatcctccccagcctgccaccaCAGCAGTGCACCACGGTTGGGGGCACCCACGATGAACAGGATTTCCCCTGTGGCCCCATTACTGCAGAGGACATGGCACCAGACAACCCTGGGACCCTCTCTGCAGAACAGTTCAATAATCTTTCCTTTAACTAG